In Pieris brassicae chromosome 12, ilPieBrab1.1, whole genome shotgun sequence, the genomic window ATCACTGACAATTAACAACAATGTcgttaattattcattattgacaattgacagtaTTCAAAAtctgatttaaaataacataaattataaattaatgttgttTACATTCGTTTGTTTACAGTTAACTGTAAACCTGTGCAAGTGGCACATGCTACGTAAAAAGATGTAACAATATCATATTTGCAAGCATCATCGAATGAATTAACCAAATTCCGGAGCTCGTTAGGAAAAGCCAACTCATCAATCATACGTTATCATTTCCAACCATAAAATATTGGCCAATTAGAACAATTCGCCGTCGGCATGTGTCGTTATGACCCTTTCATCTCtacgtttaatttatttcatagcGATCGGGGTTGCAAAAATCGAAATCATGTCCACTGTGATTGGGTTTTGTCGTACAATACTTGTTTCGGaatatataagttaaaaggttcttttgtttttttatatctctTGCTTTTACAAATTAGACAGTCATAAGTAATACACGTGATCACTAGGAAAGGGGCTTTTATATGCTCGATTTTagccttttatattattttatccaataatattttatccaaTATAGTCTATAGAATACTCACCAGTCGTGTGCTTGTTGATTTCTTCTCCTCGCTTGTGCACAACAAGGAGGCTCCTGTGGATCACAGAGCTGTAGCGCGGGCGGCGGTGGCGGCGGCGGTGTACAGGCCAACCGCCGAGCCGCCGCTGCTCCTACGTACTCCACATATCGCGGCGGCGGCGAGCTTCCCAAATCTTCGCGACATGCCGGCCCACAGCACTTGCGGCTGGCAGGCGGCGGTGCCCGACACGCTAACCCACAATACACCGGCGGCGGTGCCCGCACTGGGGCTGGCGGCCGGGGTACGTAGCGCTCGACGGGCACGTGGGCCGCCGGAGGCACGTACCGGGGCCTCCGTGCCCGCTCCGCTTCTGCACTCCGGCGCACCCGCCGCGGCGACGCCGAAAACCGGTCCGGCAACGGCGCGGGCGGCGGCGGGCTGAGCCTCTCCGGTGGAGCCACGCTGAACGCGCCGCCCGCCGGGAACCGTTCGCACGGGGAGCGCGCGTACTCGTCGCCCATGGCGCGCGGCCGCCCGGGCCCGCCGCCCTATCGCCCCGGGCCGCCTCACATACCGCCCGCACTCTTGGACACTCTCACGAGACCGATACTCTGATCCTACTCGAGATGAACGCGATCCCGAAATCCGCATTCACTTCGCGAGCGCCATCGCGCTCCGTCCGATCGATAGCGCGACGCGCTGCGCTCTCAGAGGGTCCACATTCTCCTCTCTGGGCCGCATGCCATCCCTTCGCTGTTATGTTTTGGCTGTTTAAAATCTTCTAGGGCGAGGCGAAAGTGCGTCCTCGAGCAAGATGGCCGCTTTATTCATGTCTTCGCGCCTGCGCTAATTTCACTTTGCGATGTTTGTTTTCaccaaaaactaatatttacaaCAGTAAACACAGAGTAATTAAGTCGAGGTAGAATCCACTTATTATATGTAGAAACGGAATTGCATCGTATGAAATATAGTTTCGCGTAATGGGCCTCGATACACAGCGAGAGGACGAGGTGACGTGCGTCCCAGCCGTCCGCGGTGGAGGACAAGGGAGACGGGTGCAGTGCGCCTGCGGGACTTCCGCGGCGACGTCACGTCAGTGCGCGTATCGACGTCGCAGCCGCGCGCAATTCTCTGCGGCGCTCTCTGGCGCTATGTTCACGGAGTGCCTCTTCAAAACATTATTGCCCATTAGATCCCGCAAACGTCCACATCATTACAGTTGTCCCAACTACCTGCGTCTAACAAGGCTTAATAATGATGCTTGACAACAGCTGTAACCGGGTCAAACATTAAATACACGAGAGCTCgctatattctatataaaacattaagtattaaaattgaCACACTCCAGTTCAAGAGCTTTTCATAATGTACTAGAAAATGAAGATAATTATTacgttaggttaggttaggccAATATATACTTTTCATTGTTTTGAAGTAACAGCTTAAGCAGCAGTCTTAGACTGTTTACTTCGAAACAGTCAATCCATTATagaatattatgttatgttagcGTCATAATCCCTAACACACTTACGTACGTTTCGTGTTGTGTTCAATGTGTCAGCAATTTACACATTGTATTGTAAAGTGACACGAACAtcgaattaatattattttaactaaatccACGCATGTATTGtagtttatattgttttaaccTGAGTTGTTTGACGGcgtcataatttttatattgttcagCCATTTACAtgagtatattataaatattatatctattgCGTTATGCGTAAGTCGCTGCATAATttctgtattatatattatgtatagatACGCTTTAATACTTTTCCCTTAAATTCATGCAACCGAAGTCATGTGCCTAATACACAAATTCAGTACAAAACCTAACGGGAATAGATTTACGCTACCTCCCTGGGAGGTTGCCTTGTTTAACAGCCTGGAAATAATGAGGTTTACACGACTTAACGAACGCCAttccatttttgaaattataaatcgGCCTCCAACAACTCAATTAGTCGACGAATAGGCATAGAGAAGCATTGCTATTCTTGAATACAGTAATTACTCTTTGTTAAGAAACTTCGATATTTACACAATTAAGTGAAGCTTTTAAAACAggttttcaattaaaacacTGTTTTAGAAGAGATAGAAACGTACCGTgaatagaaacaaataaaatttaactttcaCAAATCCTTCAAAGAATACACTCGCATTTCTATTGcacgtttttttaaaactattaaatcattttaatggacagttttttttacacatttcGGTTTCAAGGCAAGGAATGCAGTCTAGAGGAAGCTAACACCTCACCTTTCAATACAATAACTCACTTACCTGTGCTACTGTGGCAAGTCACTGTTATATAATTGAATCAGGGACATTTcacgtaattatttattaataattcgttgcattacaatattaaaaagcgaacataattaaattgagGACAACTTGctgccttatcgctttcgaacgatctcttccaggcaaccactttGAGAAGagagaaaaaatgtattaaattagataaggtaggcaaaaatacatataacacatagtaattaagacaaaactataCATACCCTTGCTTATACAAGGTTGTGCCTTGGATCATTTACATTCTTCTTTGTAGAAAAGTAGTTTTATTGTGTTGTATTATGGGTTTGGTGAGCAAACGAGCATATGGAACGCCAAAAAAGGCAGTCATTCTTTTAAGGGAGGACgccttttttttttaaattgaagatCGTATCTCCCAAAGATCAGCATGAGACAATTCCATAGCTTGCTAGTTTGCAAAGAAAACTGTCTTGCGAAGCGGATTTTACTATATACATTGGCTTGAGTATCTGATAAATTAAGCGCAATAGAAGTTGTTGTGAGTTAGTTATTACTGAGTAATGATTGaaactgaattttattttgccCAACAAACAGTTTAGCCCACGCATTATCGAATTTCCCGCCCCAGTAAGAGTTAGATCgtcaatttattgaataagGTAATATTCAAGTCCATTACCCAATTAGGGGTAATAGGGCATCGTGGATAACGAATGCAGACACCTGTCGCCTAATTCCATTATTTGCTCTCTATATTGCTTCATGTAAGGTCGTGAGGGAAACTGTTATCTTCTATTGGTTATATAAAGGTGTCTTTATTAAGTAACCTACCTATATTTATATGTGATACGTTCtccaaattaaaatagatactATGTTACAAGAAAGTGTTGGCCTAATCGCTTTAGCATGCCATTCTCATCCCCGACGTGgttggttcgatccccgtTTGTGCgccaatagattttctttctatgcatTTAACATCCGCTtgaacggtgatggaaaatatcgtgaggaaactgacTTTTCTTAGACTGAAAAATACCAAgggcgtatgtcaggcacagcaggctaatcacctacttgcctattagaatgaaaaatgattatgaaacaaattcaGAAATGGCCCAGACCTatagaggttgtagcgccactgatgtatttttgtttatgttactAGAATACCACAATGTAGTGTAGAATACaacatactatataatatgctCCCTAAAAAAGTTGGAAGAAGCATTagcaggaagcgaatggagaaataATCCAATGGACATTTGGAAAAAGCAGCTTTCTTCTTAATGGGTACACCCATGAAGAGGCTCCGATCCGAATTTTAGgataatagaataattatgtaaCGAAACTAAACTGAATATTTAGATTcgttattactaatattatttatatgaaatataatatatgcacAAGTttagcaaatttaaaattataaaacttcaaTTTCAGTTAAGAAGTtactttgtattaaaatattagtattatcaAGGTGTCTTAATTAGTATTCAAGCGcatatataatttcttttacattaaaagaaaaacggATATGTACATAGTGTAAAATGTGTTCAAACGTAAAAATGTATGACCTAGCGAACTTATTAAGATGAAAATTGGCATAGATAACATCAAACTGATGAACccttcaaaataaaacaataatcttgaaaatataatttataattaacaaacattatattctatacctaaatatatttacacaaccaatttaaaacttttgtaCAAACAATTTGCCctaacaacaatatttttatttaatttaataacaatattaattcgTAATTTGCTACTTGAAATCAACTAACTGGTTATTTTGTACTTCTAAAACTGGGTTATTGAACATGCTTGGATGTACTAAAATTACTGACTGTCGCTTGAGAGGAAAATGGAGTCACAGTGTCGAGTGTTTGTTCAGTACAATCCTCCCATAACCACCACACGACGAACAGAATCTCTACATTGACAAGAATCAAGACGACAACCGGTATCGAAAGCTTCCCAATGAAAGTCTTCAAGGCCCCTTTCGACGCCAGCAGTGGTCTAAGGATATTGTTGATCAGGGTGTCTTTAAAACCGGAGCCGCCAAGTAACGCGAGGCCAAAATTCAATAAGGTACCCAGCTTATTCAGCTTTAAACTTGGCTCCAGTAATCCGAACTTCGGTTTTATTAAATCCGCCTCTAAGGGAAGTAAGTTAGGCCCGTGGTAAATGTTGGCAGACCACGGCAAGTTCGGTTTATATAAAGGCTTTGAGTATGTTAGTGGTGCGAACTTTGATGCGGCCCGTGATTTTTCCTCATCACTTAAAGATTCTTGAAAGTTCCACTTACTTTCTGTTTCTGGTGCCGCCCTTGCTTGAGGCCATTCTTGCGGATACTTTGTGTATATATTTGGATAGTAAATGGTGTTCGGATACATAGATGATTGCCTTTCATTATCTCCTGATAAACTCTCCATATCCAATGGTATGTTCCCCGTATCTCCATTAGCACAGATTGTTAAGAGATTAgccagtaaaaaaaatactttcaaagTACTCACGAGACTCATTTTGTGTTACAACACCCTTACAATCGCAATAAAATAACGCATTTAGTTACTAACACTCACTTAAATgaggaaattattttgtaacgtaaacaattttagcataataataagattttctagctgtatgtttgtttaaataaacaatacgcGCGAATAAAGAGtgcattaaattatattcataagtttaatagtaaatattgtattaataataatgatttattccTAAATGTGacataatgaataaaattacgcATCAAACATTTCCAATAACTATATATCTCGATCACATTTAATTAACCCAGATAATAGTTTTGACtgatatcaatattaaatttaataatatcagtcattataatacataaatttcatGAAAACACGAACCGAGTCGAAATACAAGCGCAGTCAATGTTTATTTACGTGTCAGCTTATATCGATTCCTGAGTTGCAGTCCATTGACATACATTCCGCGACCTTGTCCCCAGCGAGAACGCTGAGCAATATTTTCGCAATCGGACTATCTTCATCAACGTCGTCtataattgaaaatgttaCTGCCGTCCCGAAATTACTACCGAAACCACTCTTATAAGACCGCTGTATGACACACGCCACCCTCTCCGTGCAATCCATTATTAACCTTGACTtgcttttcttcttttttctcttaaaatattttatcatttttgaAATTACTGGCCACAACAACACTGCTTTCAGCCCTAACTTCGCGAACACCATAACACTTAGCGGTAAAAGCAAAAGTTTCCCACCAAGAAGCTTTAATAACACAATGACTGTCGCAGAGAGCATTATTTTGGCAGCACTTCCTAAAAGACTTGCAAACGACGATAGGGTATCTGTCTTTTGGCACGAGTCATGGTAATAACCGGAATCAGAATATGTTTTTCGTATATCGGGATAATAGTTGGAAGCGCCCGTAAATAAGTCGAGGAATGGCATCGAGGCAGAATGGTCAGTGCTAAGGGCCTGCTCCTGAGCTGCAGCCCGCGATAAAACGTAAAAAACAACTGCAGCTACGAACATGACTAAAAAAACTGTTCCACTTCTATCGgtgtatttcatttaaaacctTCGCCGTGAAATCAATATTTCCATTTTAAAACgcgaaacaaaataattactgGGGTAAGAAATCTTTGGAAAACAAggttaatagatttttattgtacGGTTATTTGTCTACTTCGTGACACAATTTTTTCAATTGAGAAGTTATAAGTCAAGAATcgtgaaaatataattcatcATTACAtcgattataatataaatactaacaGACTATTAACAAtatccaaattcaaaataggaACATTGTAGAATCTATgtcagtattattattatcacgtTTGACCATTGACAACAGACCAAGATAAGTTAAatttgaacaaaaaaaaaacgaaatggCGGGAAATATAGCGTATGTCAAATCTGTAAACAAATGCTTTTTTCGAAGTCTACGAGtctaatattacttttattgatattaaacatTTCCGGAATTTAAGAATGACACAACATTACAGTGTGCCGTGGTGTTCATCgggtaaatattaaatacaataattattgacGGTCCTCTTATAGACTaagtaattgaatatttaataagaccTTAAATATACCTTTCTAACTATAGTTGATAACACTTCTATATGTAACAGTGCTATGATTAATCTTCAAAGGTAAAATAGGACAGAATGGCAAGTAGGACGCAATAAGTGCTCTCAAATCTTTAAGCAGTACGTAAGGCCTctggattttttaaaactctttcTTAGGTTAACCATAAGAAGGATTTACATTTTCACCTTCAAGCTTTTATTACATAAGAGGCTCTCAATTTACATGCTCCAttatacacataataaaatatgaataaaatatgcgAAAATGGGcgccattttaaatttttacgttTAATTAGTACTCGGTAATGCAACGGATATTTTAAGGACAATTGATAAATCTTTACTTTTTGACTGTAttgttactaataatatagaacttaagaatgttaaataaattgtcgTACCATAGCTTTAATATAATGAGAACAAAAGCTTTCTCATAgtgattatatttatgtagatCTTTGtagcaaatatatatagaggACCACCCAAGTGAATtagaattagtttttattcaatataggacttttaaaaattttcacGTATTTTCTCTTACTATTTTGATAAGCGAGTTCCAATCCTTATTTCACTGAGTAGTCGAGAGtggaaaatattgatttatttacaaatttgtaTCCGACCATTATTACATTTCAAGATTCGATACTTAAGCTAAGTATGAATCATTAATCGTAATTTAAACCCAATATGTTTTTCTCATGTTGGGTTTAAATTACCTGAGTCATAGTTGCCGCGAAGTCTCGACTCTGCGTTTCACCCAAAACACATAGGTACgtcacaaaaggctgatccttgaaaaataatctttGGAGCAAATGTCCCATGCCCAATCGGAGGGTTACAGCAATCTATGATTAAAATTGGATGTAAGATGGAGGCGGTAAACTAAAATTAGTACGGACACGAAATCATGTCCGTCCCTAATTCTTGCGACCCAAAAACCGAAAAGTAAAATGCAATTGGAGCATTCTGCCACCTGCTATGAAATGAATGACGAACGTTTGcgcaaaatattaaatgagcTTCATTACGTCGGCAATCGTGAAACTGCCCtgcataaaataatgttaatttaatttgtatttctatatttgaTCGGCTAGGGTAAATAGTGAATCGtctttatgaatatttaatcttTTTAGTAGTAAGTAAAGTAATAACGTcaaacgtaaaataatattattaacaaccTCTTTGCTGTAAAAATTCCAATACATTTTAACGCAATTAAACACCGAAACTTTATATgtaatactttcaaaataaatagatatttcaattacctttattgtatttttttattgagctGGCGTTTAAAACACTTATATGCGAAAGTTAAATTTGGGGCTACATTAAACTTCGGTACTTTCTACTAGTAATACAGCACACACCTTCCAATTACCGCGAAACACTCTGGTCATTTATAAGCCCGAACTCTTTGAAATTAAAGCCTTTTAAAACAGTAGGCAGCCGAGAAAATGTTGTGAATACTCAGAGGCTAAAACTTTCGGGCATTAATTAAGCGCAATCCCACACGCGCTAAGTAAATTACAAAGCTCAGGTAAGCGTTCATTTGCTCCATATTTCAGTTCACGGAAGGAAACCACGAAAACTTTCCAATAGAGAATCATTTTATCCATCGCGGGAGAATATTTGCGACTATCATTATAAGGAAATAGCGAAAACGAAATATCCTAAGCGGGGAAAAGTGGTACCAACATTTGTGGTTTTCGTTATTGGATTAAGCTGTAagttttacatacataaatcatGAACAAATAAGAGCTAAATGTTACTTTTCTTATCAATGCAAACTTTGAtgccatacaaaatatttgagtCAATAagttatactaaaaatattaacaaaaatgctATGTCTATCTATTTATCTCGCATTACTGGACAGACATATTTATGAAATCCTTTGATTACTTAGTATTTATCATATTCCGTCGGTATCTCTGCAGACACAAAAAGTGACTTTGTGTGTATGTGTTTACTTTCAATTACATTTTCCTTCTGGAAAGCAACTGAGAAATATAAAGCTACAAAAGCCAGTATATACTAAATCGCTAAATAAACCACTTAAACgactagttttaatatttaaatagactTTCTTTTAGACCTCTCAAACCAGCCGTTTGACTAAAAGCAAACTTCAGTAACTAGCGTTGGAACTAACAAAGATATATTCACTGTTTTATGGAGCACGTCCTAATTTGATTAAGATGTATACCGAAGCCGGAATATGTATTCTTGAATCTTGTTACTTTAGTGTTTCTGTGCTAAgccaaaatattatctatattatgtataaatacaatttcaatgGCTACATATTTACCTTTTATGGTACCCGTTTTTATAGGAAAATCAGGTTGTAAAAGATAATCACAGTATTCTTTAGTTTGTGGACTGATGACATTGATTGATTGTAACAACAATTTCTGTATTAACACGGACAACCAAAATCTAGTTATTTGtccttatattataaagtagtaatattaattcgaaatttaatttattgtaataactaaattatcaaGCCATTACGAATTTCACGTAAATCCATGAATGCCTATAATTTAGTTTCACATTCGACCAATTGCGTAACCGAATTTGCCTCATTAACGATGAATTAACGCTGAGTTatcaaatttatcaaaattgaaacttatgttgatatttttatattgagaaTGCAAAATGTCTATTGCTCTGGAATATAATGACTACGGGGACGATTTTAATGATATGAATAACGCATAAGGCCAAAAAATCGAAAAACAAGGGAAAGCTGTCTGCTGGCTTAATGAATCTAACCTGAACCTCTACCGTGTGATTGAAAAGTTATTATTGAATCTTAAGATTGGATTCAGAATCGTGACTTAGCATTAAGTAAGACTCCGGTCATAAgaaacattatttcatttaattctgCCATCAatcattattacaaaataaaattaattttaattagataaagcGACTGCAGTATACCATAGAatgaacaaataatatatttgtgttttagtGTTATATTACTACCGAGGCAGTTTAACTATAGAAAAGGTAGAAAAGATACTGACACAAACCCCGCTCGTATCATGTAAGTATGTTACATTTGGTTATTTCGTTAAAATGCTGACGTCTCTCGGATAAAGgcaaatgaatattatatgtacCTAAATCTTCGGATACACAAAGGGCAAATCTCCATTAGGATAATGCAATAAGGTTTTGCTGGTTTACCGGCGAAGGGCTCTTTTTGCTtgaacatattaattatattatatgttatgaaACTTAAGCTATTCTGTGCAAGTCATTACCCTCAATTTTTCAGTTTCCCAACACGCGTCAGTAAATGAAGAATGCTGTTACAGAATGCAACGTTTGATGatgaaattaatacatatagaaaatttacttaggtaaattatttagttagaatttattatataacaaggaaatataatatgtatttgattAAAGATCGCCTAGATCTGCTTCGTGATaatgtttttctaataggGCAGCAGGTGATcggccttctgtgtctgatacATTCCATTGACTTTTTTTGGTCCAAATCAATGCCgatttcctcatgatgttttccttcaccgtacgaacgAGTGTTAAAAACACATAGCCAGAAAGTCTATTAGTGCCGAGTGCctgagtcgtacgctgaagcaaCTAGGTCACTGATCTATCTAGATCTATTATAGTAGAGAAAgtagaaaaacaatataaatagtagACAAAGCGATGATATATAcgataaatatactattactTTTACTATTACTATACTATTCATGTTTTAAACGTCAGAAAAAAATGGTTTCCAAATAACGAAGTTCTCAACAAACAATcgattttaaaatctaatttgtTTTAGAGTAACGAAGGCGTTTATAAACTACTTTAAAACCAAAACCGTTGCTTTTCATATGTATATCTACAATTATTTCCCAAAAGTTATCGATCTAATGACAATAGAAGTCATATTTAACATCAAATTGTCATACGAtgactgtttatattatttaagtcaaACATTTGTACCGCtttcacatttaaattatcatgGTTAAAATTACAGAATTCCAAAAAAGGGTCACTGTTACTAATCAATAGCGAGTCTTGAtgttaataaagtaaatttttgtttgaatactttggttaaataagaataattagaATTTTGGATTTTCCTCTCTATGGCAAAATTATTCTTGGCTTATTCTTTAACGCAAAGCCAGGGGTGACTTTAATGTGTATAGTCAACCAAATCAAAcacattcatttaatttagGCTGATCGAACTtgcttaaaaattatcaatatctAGCCTACTGTTAGGAGACTTCAAACATTCATAGACAACTGATAAACACTTCATTCATGTTATTTGTCGGCCTGTAGTTGTCTATAGTTAGAATCTACCTTAGTTTTCGTTAATAGAGCATAGCAAACGACTACTCgctgatataatatttatcaacaTTAACAGGTCCACTCAACGAATGCGAAGGACAATGCTTTCACAAAACTACGGAACAGGTACaagtactttaatattaacttttgtTCATCATTTTGTTGATGTGATACAAGTGCTGTAcaaaactgtaatttttttttaatgttctttGCGTTTATGCTCCTGGATTCTATTTCCGTCGAACCCAGTGACGCGTGATAATACgtgaaaataagtaaataattcttGTAATCTCTGTGTAATTcggtttaattatattttatgcttaAAGGATTACtgaaaattaaagtatatatattataaatataaatgttctaTATAGAAGGCGAACAcaaatatg contains:
- the LOC123717566 gene encoding uncharacterized protein LOC123717566; this translates as MFVAAVVFYVLSRAAAQEQALSTDHSASMPFLDLFTGASNYYPDIRKTYSDSGYYHDSCQKTDTLSSFASLLGSAAKIMLSATVIVLLKLLGGKLLLLPLSVMVFAKLGLKAVLLWPVISKMIKYFKRKKKKSKSRLIMDCTERVACVIQRSYKSGFGSNFGTAVTFSIIDDVDEDSPIAKILLSVLAGDKVAECMSMDCNSGIDIS